In the Geobacter sp. FeAm09 genome, one interval contains:
- a CDS encoding hemerythrin domain-containing protein has translation METGITQALVNEHRLILRMVALLERNARRTAAGAYDEWQFYLDGTDFIRTYADRFHHAKEEDVLFAALLENGMPREHSPVAAMLLEHDQGRRHVGAMEAAAKEAAAGNGGCAALVAEHALAYAELLRAHIAKEDGILYPLAERLIPARLKSSLIAGYAAAEAGKPAGFAARYEALVSKYEQEG, from the coding sequence ATGGAAACCGGGATTACCCAGGCGCTGGTCAATGAACACCGCCTGATTCTGAGGATGGTGGCCCTCCTGGAACGCAACGCCCGCCGCACCGCCGCAGGAGCGTACGACGAATGGCAATTCTACCTGGACGGCACGGACTTTATCCGCACTTATGCCGACCGCTTCCACCACGCCAAAGAGGAGGACGTCCTCTTTGCGGCGCTGCTCGAAAACGGCATGCCCCGGGAGCACAGCCCGGTGGCCGCCATGCTGCTGGAGCATGACCAGGGCAGACGGCACGTGGGCGCCATGGAGGCGGCGGCCAAAGAGGCAGCGGCGGGCAACGGCGGCTGCGCTGCGCTCGTTGCGGAACATGCCCTGGCCTACGCCGAACTGTTGCGCGCCCACATTGCGAAAGAGGACGGGATACTCTACCCCCTTGCCGAACGACTCATACCTGCTAGACTGAAAAGCAGCCTCATCGCGGGCTATGCGGCGGCAGAAGCAGGGAAACCGGCCGGTTTCGCGGCCCGTTATGAAGCGCTGGTATCAAAATACGAGCAAGAGGGGTAG
- a CDS encoding iron-sulfur cluster-binding oxidoreductase: protein MAHPGCGCPGSAARIIEQPASHGGTAVAVPSELRQWPVQLHLVPPTAPYFQNADLLISADCVAYAMGGMHQDLLKGKALAIACPKLDDTTPYGEKLAAIFSANAIRSITVAIMEVPCCRGLDIMVREALARSGREIPLESVVIGVNGERRN, encoded by the coding sequence ATGGCACATCCCGGATGCGGCTGCCCCGGCAGCGCCGCGCGTATCATCGAACAACCGGCATCGCATGGCGGCACCGCGGTCGCCGTCCCTTCAGAGCTTCGGCAGTGGCCGGTGCAACTCCATTTGGTGCCGCCGACGGCACCCTATTTCCAGAATGCGGACCTCCTGATCAGCGCCGACTGCGTGGCCTATGCCATGGGCGGCATGCACCAGGACCTGCTGAAGGGCAAAGCCCTGGCCATCGCCTGTCCAAAGCTGGACGACACCACCCCCTATGGGGAAAAGCTGGCAGCCATATTCAGCGCCAACGCCATCAGGAGCATCACTGTGGCCATCATGGAGGTGCCCTGCTGCCGCGGTCTGGACATCATGGTCCGGGAGGCGCTGGCCCGAAGCGGGCGGGAGATCCCCCTTGAGAGCGTCGTGATCGGCGTCAACGGAGAACGGAGGAACTGA
- a CDS encoding HD domain-containing protein: MALLGRYFEGEGLEIAATHGRAVAELALAVGREVALAPDECAFIQEAAMLHDIGVCRVAAPGIGALGVHPYIMHGILGREILEREGLPRHALVCERHIGVGLTARDIADQKLPLPPRDMVPRTTAEEIICFADLFFSKNPGRLTLRTPPERVREKLSGFGQDKLQIFDAWLERFGAALH; the protein is encoded by the coding sequence ATGGCACTACTGGGCAGGTACTTTGAAGGGGAGGGGCTGGAGATCGCCGCCACCCATGGGCGCGCGGTGGCGGAACTTGCCCTGGCGGTCGGTCGTGAGGTCGCTCTTGCTCCCGATGAGTGTGCTTTCATACAGGAAGCGGCCATGCTGCACGATATTGGCGTCTGCAGGGTCGCCGCCCCTGGGATCGGCGCCTTGGGGGTGCATCCCTACATCATGCACGGCATCCTGGGACGGGAAATCCTTGAGCGCGAGGGGCTGCCGCGTCACGCCCTGGTGTGCGAACGCCACATCGGCGTCGGCCTGACGGCCCGGGACATCGCAGACCAGAAGCTGCCGCTTCCCCCCAGGGATATGGTCCCCCGGACGACGGCGGAAGAGATCATCTGCTTCGCCGATCTGTTTTTTTCAAAGAATCCCGGAAGGTTGACCCTCAGAACGCCACCGGAGCGGGTTCGCGAAAAGCTTTCCGGTTTTGGGCAGGACAAGCTTCAAATTTTTGACGCATGGCTGGAGCGTTTCGGGGCGGCTCTCCACTGA
- a CDS encoding cache domain-containing protein encodes MIQRLLNRLVSLSLRKLLLLLALLLALPAVGLIVHFGLDQRHDALQEGIVETRKLAYSIASEQRNLTAGAQQLVTVLGQLPQVREHKAAAVNGILTSVLALNPQYANIVITDPTGKVWASALPLTKPISLQDKRTFRNAARTRQFSSGEYVIGQLSTKPTIGFGYPVLDENGEVSAVIAINFNFDHYNVLFNQADLPAGTTFNIIDYNGVIIDRNLNPERFIGKKVNDGVFMSMVNGPEEDSFIDVGVSGDRRIISYTKLRLRNETFPYLYVRAGIPLQATLSKAAEKQFYNMAFLTLFLVAAILLALFIGKHCFVNRVTALQEASHRLAAGDLHTRVSDGLGGGELGDLARTFDQMAAQLSAREKAVRESEARFRSALENAPIGMAIVSLNGTFIQVNHALCAILGYEKAALEGLTFGEVTHPDDLSLDVPNVERLLDGELSAYTVEKRYITKGRELVWVQLTASLLRDDESAPGSFIVQIEDISDRKKTEKEREGLIGDLQGALCDVRTLSGLLPICHSCKKIRDDKGYWNQLETYISKHSGAMFSYSICPDCESKQCGPGSR; translated from the coding sequence ATGATACAACGCCTGCTCAACCGCCTCGTCTCCCTGTCGCTGCGCAAGCTTTTGCTTCTGTTGGCCCTTCTGCTTGCCTTGCCGGCTGTGGGGCTGATCGTCCATTTTGGCCTGGACCAGCGCCATGACGCACTGCAGGAAGGTATCGTCGAGACGAGGAAGCTGGCCTACAGCATCGCATCAGAACAGAGAAACCTTACCGCGGGCGCACAACAGCTGGTGACCGTTCTGGGGCAATTGCCCCAGGTCAGGGAGCATAAGGCCGCGGCCGTCAACGGTATTCTGACGAGCGTTCTCGCCCTGAATCCCCAGTATGCGAATATTGTCATCACCGACCCGACAGGAAAGGTGTGGGCATCGGCCCTGCCTCTTACCAAGCCCATATCCCTGCAGGACAAGCGCACCTTCCGGAATGCGGCCAGAACCAGGCAGTTTTCTTCCGGCGAATATGTCATCGGCCAGCTTTCCACAAAACCGACCATCGGTTTCGGGTATCCGGTCCTGGATGAAAACGGCGAGGTTTCGGCCGTCATTGCGATCAATTTCAACTTCGACCACTACAACGTCCTGTTCAACCAGGCCGACCTGCCCGCGGGGACGACCTTCAATATCATCGACTACAACGGGGTGATAATCGACAGAAACCTGAACCCCGAGAGGTTCATCGGCAAAAAGGTCAACGACGGGGTCTTCATGAGCATGGTGAACGGTCCCGAGGAGGACTCGTTTATTGATGTGGGGGTGTCCGGCGACCGGCGGATCATTTCCTATACCAAATTGCGGTTACGCAATGAAACGTTCCCCTACCTGTACGTTCGCGCCGGTATCCCTCTGCAGGCCACCCTGAGCAAAGCGGCGGAGAAACAGTTTTACAATATGGCGTTCCTGACGCTGTTCCTGGTGGCGGCCATCCTCCTGGCCCTGTTTATCGGCAAGCATTGTTTTGTCAACAGGGTCACGGCGCTGCAGGAGGCTTCCCACCGGCTGGCGGCAGGAGATTTGCACACGCGGGTTTCCGATGGCCTGGGCGGGGGCGAGTTGGGGGACCTGGCCCGGACCTTCGACCAGATGGCGGCTCAACTTTCCGCCCGGGAGAAGGCGGTGCGGGAAAGCGAGGCACGATTCCGCAGCGCCTTGGAGAATGCCCCCATCGGGATGGCCATCGTCTCCCTCAACGGCACGTTCATCCAGGTCAATCACGCCCTGTGCGCCATCCTGGGATATGAAAAGGCGGCCCTTGAAGGTTTGACCTTCGGAGAGGTCACCCACCCCGACGATCTGAGCCTGGATGTCCCCAACGTGGAGCGACTGTTGGACGGGGAACTATCCGCCTATACCGTGGAAAAACGGTACATAACCAAGGGACGCGAACTGGTCTGGGTGCAACTGACGGCCTCACTCCTCAGGGACGACGAAAGCGCTCCGGGATCTTTCATCGTCCAGATTGAGGACATCAGTGATCGGAAGAAGACCGAAAAAGAGCGCGAAGGGCTTATCGGAGATCTTCAGGGGGCGTTGTGCGATGTCAGAACGTTGAGCGGCCTGCTCCCCATTTGCCATTCCTGCAAGAAAATCCGCGACGACAAGGGGTACTGGAACCAACTGGAGACCTATATCAGCAAGCACTCCGGCGCAATGTTCAGCTACAGCATCTGCCCTGACTGCGAAAGCAAACAATGCGGTCCCGGGAGCAGATGA
- a CDS encoding PAS domain S-box protein has translation METEQLCRIVIDNASDAVLFSDSKGIIRLWNSGAERMFGYRREEALGKSLDLIIPENLRQRHWDGYFRVMASGTSRYSVELLSAPALCKDGSRISTEFSLVLVTDTAGQVQGVAAIIRDVTARWQREREQKERMRELESLLKNAVPG, from the coding sequence ATGGAGACCGAGCAGCTCTGCCGCATCGTCATCGATAACGCCAGCGACGCCGTGCTGTTTTCCGACAGCAAGGGGATTATCCGGCTCTGGAACAGCGGCGCGGAACGGATGTTCGGCTATCGCCGCGAAGAGGCGCTGGGGAAGTCCCTGGACCTGATCATACCCGAAAACCTGCGCCAACGGCACTGGGACGGCTACTTCCGGGTCATGGCCAGCGGCACGAGCCGCTATAGCGTCGAATTGCTCTCCGCCCCCGCCCTGTGCAAGGACGGCAGCCGCATCTCCACGGAGTTTTCCCTGGTTCTGGTCACGGATACGGCCGGGCAGGTACAGGGCGTTGCCGCGATCATCCGTGACGTGACGGCGCGCTGGCAGCGGGAACGGGAGCAAAAGGAACGCATGCGGGAATTGGAGTCGCTGCTGAAAAATGCGGTGCCGGGATAA
- the pheA gene encoding prephenate dehydratase, with protein MQQETPTIEQLRTSIDSIDNRIVELLNERARVVVEVGKLKSGSNMEFHVPGRERQIYERLLSRNPGPFPNDALRSIYREIISASLALESPMKVAFLGPKATFSHLATMQQFGLSAELVPLKSIPSVFEEVEKGKALYGVVPVENSTEGVVSHTLDMFVESSLKITAEILLEVHHDLLSRSGRLEDVKKVYSHPQAIAQCRQWFDENLPGVPLVDVASTAVAAQIVSEDGTAAAIASELAGSLYDLKVVRTRIEDQVNNFTRFLVIARKEIERSGNDKTSILFSVKDEPGILCRMLEPFAKRGINLSKIESRPYKKKAWEYIFFLDLFGHASEPEVATALKELKECCQFLKVLGSYPRSM; from the coding sequence TTGCAACAGGAAACCCCCACAATCGAACAGCTCCGCACCAGCATCGACAGTATCGACAACCGGATTGTCGAGCTTCTCAACGAGCGCGCGCGGGTGGTGGTCGAGGTCGGCAAGCTCAAGTCCGGCAGCAATATGGAGTTTCATGTTCCCGGCCGCGAACGCCAGATCTATGAGCGGCTGCTGAGCCGCAACCCCGGGCCTTTCCCCAATGACGCCCTGCGCAGTATCTACCGCGAGATCATCTCGGCCAGCCTTGCCCTGGAATCCCCCATGAAAGTTGCTTTTCTGGGGCCCAAGGCGACCTTCAGCCACCTGGCCACCATGCAGCAGTTCGGGCTCTCCGCGGAACTGGTGCCGCTCAAATCGATCCCGTCGGTCTTCGAGGAGGTGGAGAAGGGCAAGGCGCTGTATGGCGTGGTGCCGGTTGAAAACTCCACCGAAGGGGTCGTCTCCCATACCCTCGACATGTTCGTGGAGAGCAGTCTGAAGATCACCGCCGAGATCCTGCTGGAGGTGCATCACGACCTGTTGTCCCGTTCCGGACGGCTTGAAGACGTCAAAAAGGTTTACTCCCACCCCCAGGCCATCGCCCAGTGCCGTCAATGGTTTGACGAGAATCTGCCCGGCGTGCCGTTGGTGGACGTGGCCTCCACGGCCGTGGCGGCCCAGATCGTCAGCGAAGACGGTACCGCCGCCGCCATCGCCAGCGAACTGGCCGGTTCGCTCTATGACCTCAAGGTGGTCAGGACCAGGATCGAGGACCAGGTCAACAACTTTACCCGTTTCCTGGTGATCGCCCGTAAGGAGATCGAGCGTTCGGGCAACGACAAGACCTCCATACTGTTCTCCGTCAAGGATGAGCCCGGCATCCTCTGCCGCATGCTGGAACCTTTTGCCAAGCGCGGCATCAATCTCTCCAAGATCGAATCGCGCCCCTACAAGAAAAAGGCCTGGGAGTACATCTTTTTTCTCGACCTGTTCGGCCACGCCTCCGAACCGGAAGTGGCGACGGCCCTGAAAGAACTCAAGGAGTGCTGTCAATTTCTCAAAG